One window of Triplophysa rosa linkage group LG10, Trosa_1v2, whole genome shotgun sequence genomic DNA carries:
- the sstr1a gene encoding somatostatin receptor type 1, producing MLPNDTFKNLEDGLYPLNSSNDTHNGDSHGSSAIFISFIYSVVCLVGLCGNSMVIYVIFRYAKMKTATNIYILNLAIADELLMLSVPFLVTSSLLHHWPFGSLLCRLVLSVDAINMFTSIYCLTVLSIDRYISVVHPIKAARYRRPTIAKMVNLGVWMFSILVILPIVVFSTTAPNSDGSVACNMQMPEPERQWMAVFVIYAFLMGFLFPVIAICMCYILIIVKMRVVALKAGWQQRKKSERKITLMVMMVVTVFVICWMPFHIVQLVSVFVQRHNATLSQLAVILGYANSCANPILYGFLSDNFRRSFQRILCLRWWENATEEPIDYYATALKSRGYSVDEFQPDNLESGSTYRNGTCTSRTTTL from the coding sequence ATGCTGCCCAACGACACCTTCAAGAACCTGGAGGACGGTTTATATCCGTTAAACTCCTCCAACGATACGCATAACGGGGACTCTCACGGCAGCAGCGCGATCTTCATCTCCTTCATCTATTCCGTGGTGTGTTTGGTAGGACTATGTGGCAACTCGATGGTGATTTATGTCATCTTCAGATACGCCAAGATGAAAACCGCGACCAATATCTACATTTTGAACTTGGCGATCGCGGACGAGTTACTCATGTTGAGCGTGCCCTTTTTGGTGACCTCTTCGCTACTTCACCACTGGCCCTTCGGGTCTCTCCTGTGTCGTTTGGTTTTAAGCGTCGACGCGATCAATATGTTCACCAGCATCTATTGTCTCACCGTGTTGAGCATTGACCGCTACATCTCCGTGGTGCATCCCATCAAAGCCGCTCGGTACCGGAGACCCACCATCGCCAAAATGGTCAATTTGGGGGTTTGGATGTTCTCCATCCTGGTCATCTTACCCATCGTCGTCTTCTCCACCACTGCGCCAAATTCCGACGGATCCGTGGCGTGCAACATGCAGATGCCAGAGCCCGAGAGGCAGTGGATGGCTGTGTTCGTGATTTATGCCTTTCTGATGGGCTTTCTGTTTCCCGTCATCGCCATATGCATGTGTTACATCCTCATCATAGTGAAGATGAGGGTCGTGGCGTTAAAAGCGGGCTGGCAGCAGCGCAAGAAGTCCGAGAGGAAGATCACACTCATGGTCATGATGGTCGTAACTGTTTTTGTCATATGCTGGATGCCGTTTCACATCGTGCAGCTCGTCAGTGTGTTTGTTCAGCGGCACAATGCCACCCTCAGTCAGctggctgtgattttagggtatGCGAACAGCTGCGCTAACCCCATTCTGTACGGCTTTCTCTCGGACAACTTCAGGCGCTCCTTCCAGAGGATCTTATGTCTCAGGTGGTGGGAAAACGCCACGGAGGAACCCATAGATTACTATGCCACGGCTCTAAAGAGTCGAGGATACAGTGTGGACGAATTTCAGCCGGATAATCTGGAATCGGGCAGCACTTACAGGAACGGCACCTGTACATCCAGAACCACAACACTGTAG
- the clec14a gene encoding C-type lectin domain family 14 member A, translated as MELWTGLYLVSVLNVAFGSPGASYSIHLNELSFKDALNHCKPGGFLTNLTSEAEIAEIQKAIWEKNNKTASSFWIGLKKKKGQCVDQNKPLKGFRWTADDGEYSHDIKWKKDPMMTCTDELCGLLWVEYSDSETKSSGLGNAACKQKHAFICKRNFEVTCPSPSILGTHDIVIPPNDPYTRHITCGSGAKFTLKCTNNLLWNIEGDENSDVSQLCLQCKSGYRRDASGNCADVNECEPSNPCKRTCLNTDGSFKCTCLDNEDSDVCSESTTPTTDLENNDVHPTYSDVNVVPPDGVSRNETAVEIEEQDGVISNIVVPVIIALLIFVVLLVLAAAVLKGCLRRRSMKLAQKKAEAVALNGSNSTENGNEHKHQSERDCKL; from the coding sequence ATGGAATTGTGGACGGGCTTGTATCTCGTGAGCGTTCTGAACGTGGCTTTCGGTTCTCCCGGGGCATCTTATAGCATTCACTTGAACGAACTCTCATTCAAGGACGCTCTGAATCATTGCAAACCTGGTGGTTTTCTCACCAACCTGACAAGCGAGGCGGAAATCGCAGAGATCCAAAAGGCGATCTGggagaaaaacaacaaaactgcCTCCTCGTTCTGGATTGGACTAAAGAAGAAAAAAGGTCAGTGTGTTGATCAAAACAAACCTCTTAAAGGATTCCGCTGGACGGCGGACGACGGCGAATATTCACACGATATTAAATGGAAAAAAGACCCCATGATGACTTGCACGGATGAACTCTGTGGACTGTTGTGGGTGGAATACAGCGACTCGGAGACGAAAAGCAGTGGGCTGGGGAATGCCGCCTGTAAGCAAAAGCATGCGTTTATCTGCAAACGGAACTTCGAGGTGACCTGTCCCTCACCATCAATACTTGGCACCCATGACATCGTTATACCTCCAAATGACCCTTACACGCGTCACATTACCTGCGGTTCTGGTGCCAAGTTCACTTTGAAGTGCACGAACAACCTGCTTTGGAATATCGAGGGTGACGAAAACTCGGACGTATCTCAACTTTGCCTGCAGTGTAAAAGCGGCTACAGACGGGATGCCTCTGGAAACTGTGCGGATGTTAACGAATGCGAACCTTCTAATCCATGCAAGCGCACGTGCCTGAACACAGACGGCTCATTCAAGTGTACATGTCTCGACAATGAGGACTCGGATGTCTGCAGTGAATCAACAACACCCACCACGGATCTGGAAAACAATGACGTACATCCGACTTATTCAGATGTGAACGTGGTTCCACCAGATGGTGTCAGCAGAAATGAGACAGCAGTAGAGATTGAAGAACAGGATGGAGTCATTTCAAATATTGTGGTGCCTGTGATTATAGCTCTTTTGATTTTCGTGGTTCTGCTGGTGTTAGCAGCAGCCGTCTTGAAGGGTTGCCTGAGGAGGCGCTCTATGAAACTGGCTCAGAAGAAGGCGGAGGCCGTGGCACTGAACGGGTCCAACTCCACGGAGAATGGGAATGAACATAAACATCAAAGTGAGAGAGATTGTAAACTGTAA